The genomic segment GCTGCCGATGGCCGAAGCCGAAGTCGTCGGTTTTTCCGGCGACAAACTGTTTCTGATGCCGACCACCGAAGTGATCGGCCTGCTGCCCGGCGCGCGCGTCTTTCCGCTCGAAAGCGCGCCGATCGCCGATCCGAACGCGGGCGCGAAACGTCTGCCGGTCGGCTGGGAATTGCTGGGCCGCGTGCTGGATGCGTCCGGCCGTCCGCTCGACGGGCTCGGCCCGCTCGGCACGCACTCCGATGCGCCGCTGTCCGCGCCGGTCATCAATCCGCTGAATCGCGAGCCGATTCACAAGGTGCTCGACGTCGGCGTGCGCGCGATCAACGCGCTGCTGACCGTGGGACGCGGCCAGCGGATGGGGTTGTTCGCCGGTTCGGGCGTCGGTAAATCGGTGCTGCTCGGCACGATGGCGCGCTACACCAGCGCCGAAGTGATCGTGATCGGCCTGATCGGCGAACGCGGCCGCGAAGTGAAGGAATTCATCGAGCAGATTCTCGGCGAGGAAGGTCTCGCGCGATCCGTGGTGATCGCCGCGCCCGCCGACGTGTCGCCGCTGCTGCGGATGCAGGCCGCTTCGTACTCCACCTCGCTCGCCGAATATTTCCGCGATCAGGGCAAGCACGTTCTGCTGCTGATGGATTCGCTGACCCGCTACGCAATGGCCCAGCGCGAAATCGCGCTGGCCGTGGGCGAGCCGCCCGCCACCAAAGGTTATCCGCCGTCGGTGTTCGCGAAGCTGCCGGCGCTGGTCGAACGCACCGGCAACGGGCCGGAGGGCGGCGGCTCGATCACCGCGTTCTACACCGTGCTGACCGAAGGCGACGACCAGCAGGACCCGATCGCCGACTCCGCGCGGGCGATTCTCGACGGCCACATCGTGCTGTCGCGCTCGCTGGCCGAGGCCGGCCACTATCCCGCGATCGATATCGAAGCGTCGATTAGCCGGGCAATGACCGCGCTCATCGACGATAACCACCTGAACAAGACGCGTATGTTCAAGCAGATGCTGTCGCGCTATCAGCGCAACCGCGATCTGATCAACGTGGGCGCGTATTCCAGCGGACGCGACGCCGTGCTCGACCGGGCGATCGCGCTGTATCCGCGGATGGAAGCATTTTTGCAGCAAGGGTTTCGCGAGTGCGCGAACTTTGAACCGAGTGTCGGCATGCTCGACGCGCTGTTTGCCTAAGGAGCCTGACGATGGCGAAGCACTTTCCGATCAAGACGCTTATCGGCCTTGCGCAGGACGACGTGGACGCTGCCGCACAACGACTGGGCCGCGCGCAGCGCGAGCGCAACGATGTCGAAGCCCAGCTCAACGCGCTGATCCAGTACCGCGACGAATACCACTCGCGTTTTAACGCGACCGCGCAGACCGGCATGCCGGCAGGCAATATGCGCAATTTTCAGGCATTCATCGACACGCTCGACGCCGCCATCGAACAGCAGCGCAGGCTGCTGACGACGGCCACAGCGCGGGTCGAAGCGGCCAAGCCCGACTGGCAGCGTCAGAAGCAGAAGCTTGGCTCGTATGAGGTGTTGCAGGCGCGCGGCGAAGCTGCCGAAGCGAAAACCGTTGCGCGGCGCGATCAACGCGACGCCGACGAACATGCCGCGCGGATTCTGCGGATGCGCACGGAAGGCGTCTGACCAGCAGTGCGTGTTGTGGCCGTACGCGTTTTAAATCTCTTGAAATGTCTTGATGCGAGCGGCCTCCGCTTGCCCGACTAAACACTCCGTTTTGACGGTTTGACAGGATTTCCTATGTCGCTTTTTTCACAGATCGGCTCGTTACTCGGCTCGACCACCAACCAGTCGGCGAGCGCCGCCGCAACCGCCGCCGCGAACGCGATTCCGTTCTCGCAGACCTTGCAGCAGAGCATCGTTCAGCAGAACAGCGCGGCGCAGAGCCAGCAGCAGGCTTCGGCGTCGACGGCTTCTTCGGCCTCTTCTTCCACGTCGTCTTCGTCGCAGGCGGCCGCCTCGCAGGCGTCTTCGTCGAGCGTGCATGACGCACCGCCGCCGGCCGATTCGTCGACCCAAAGCGCGAGCGACGCGAGCAGCAGCGATCAGCAGAGTAGTGGCACGACGTCGGCGTCGTCCGCTGGGTCGTCGGGCGCTGCGGACAGCACGCAGGCCTCGAACGGCAAAACCGGCGCGACGCATCCGGCGAAAAACGGCAATACCGCGAGCGCGACCGATGCAGCGACCGCAGCAGCGTCCGCTGCCGCGCAGGCCCAGGCCCAGGCGCAAGCCCAGGCTGACGCCGCGAACGCGACCGCACAGAACGCGGACGACTCCGACACGACGCTGGCCGACGCCGCAGCAGCGCTGGCCGGCGCAGGCACGACCACGACGGCAACGGCGACGACCGGCGCAACCACCGGCAAGAAAACCGCGACCGATCCCAAATCTGTTCAGGACGCTTTGCAGGCCGCGCTTTCCGCGCTGACCAGCGGCCAGGGCGCGGTATCGGCGCAGGCGCTGGCGGCCGGCGCGGCGGCGAACGCCAAGCCCGAGGGAACTGCGACCGGCGGCCTGAGTGGATCGGCTGATGGCAAGACGCTGATGTCCGGCTTGCTCGGCGAGGGCAAGGGATCGAGCGCGAAGTCCGCGCTGACGGCCGCGACGACGGCTGCCGCGACGGCACTGGCAGACCCGACCGCCGGCAAATCATCGCTGGACGCGTTGGCGGCGGCCGCTGCCAACGGCTCGCAGGCAGACAACCTCGCGACCTTCAAGAGCGCCGCCGACGCCGCGACCGCCGCGCAGGCGGCAGCACAAGCCGCTGCGAGCGCGGCGGGCACGACAACGGCAGTCCAGAGCACCGGCAACGCCAGCGCGGCCGATGCCGCCAACGCGTTGACTCCGCAGGTCGGCACGAATGATTGGGAAGACGCGTTGAGCCAGAAGGTGGTGTTTCTGTCGAACGCGCACTCGCAGAGTGCCGAACTGACATTGAACCCGAAGGATCTCGGACCGTTGCAGGTTGTGTTGCAGGTCGCCGACAACCATGCCCATGCGTTGTTCGTGTCGCAGCACCAGTCCGTGCGCGAAGCCGTCGAAGCCGCGCTGCCGAAGTTACGCGAAGCGATGGAATCGAACGGAATTGGCCTGGGAAGCGCGAGCGTGAGCGACGGCTTCGCTGGCCAGAGCAGCGGCCAGCAGTACGCCAATTCCGGCCAGTCGAGCGGCAAATCCAGCGGTAATCGCGGATCGATAGCCGGCGTCGACGCGGCCGACACCGAAACCGTGGCAAACGTCCCAGTCCGCAAAACCGTGGGCCTGGTCGACACATTCGCATGACAGGTGGAAGGCGCTTTGATTGAAGCCTCAGGGCGCCGAACAGACGCCGGACGCGCCCGGCTGAATTTGCGCTGGCGCGTTAGTTAAGCCGTGCCGGGCGACCCGAACGCGCCGATTTAGTCGCCGCGCCACACGCGCGAACGCCGCCAGAAGCCGGAAGCCGGAAGCCGGAAGCCATGACGTTGCTGTAAGAGCCGAGCACGCGCATTCCCGGTTCAGCCTGGACTTAACCAGCCAGCGCAGGCTCCATCGCGAGACCGATAAAAGGGGCAGCTAAGGGAACGACCGCGACGGCGCGCACAGCGTCGCCGGAAGAATGACTGCCTTGTCACGAACGCGGAGTGTGCGGGGGCACCGATTCTAGATGGTCCGCTACCCCCTCCAAGCCAGGGGACCCGCTTAAGAGCTAGCGGGGTGAGCCCGCTTTCTTTGCTTACTTTCTTTGCGGCGGCAAAGAAAGTGAGTGCCGCCCCGCACAGGGGCAGTGCTAATAGACCACCGTGAATTCAAGGAAAGGCCAACACCCCGAAGCACACCGCCAAAGGGCGCAGCCCAAAAAAGCTCAACCCGGCACAGGGGCAACGCCAATAGACCACCGTGATCACAAGGAAAGGCCAACACCCGAGGCCCGCAACCAGCCCCCCGCCCCAAGTTAAAAACCAGAGATAGCCTGCAATAACCCTTCTTTTCGACCCATCGCGCCGCAGGCAAATCAACAACAATCACACCACCAGCACTAACGGCAAGCAAAAGCAAACCACATGGCAACCACCACCGCACCTCAGCAGACCGCGTCCGCCTCGCCGGGCCCGATGAAGCGCATCATCCTGATCGTTCTCATTGCGATCATCGCCGCTGGAGCCGCTGGCGCTGGCGTGTGGTTCTTCATGGCCAAACGCGCGCCGGCAGCCACGGCGGCCGAAGCACCGCCGCCGCCCGCGCCGCTGTTCTTCCCGCTCGAATCGATGACGGTGAACCTGCAATCGGACGACGGCCAGCAGCATTTCCTGCGCATCGGCCTGACGCTCAAGCTGACGGACCCGAAGGTCCAGCAGGAACTGACCGATCACATGCCGGAACTGCGCAGCCGCATCCTGCTCGCGCTGTCGAACCATCACCCGGACGATCTCGCGCCGCTCGACGGCAAGCGCGCGCTCGCCACCGAGCTGCAAACATTGATCGAACAGCCGACCGACAAGGGCGCACCGCCGGTCCACGTCAACGACGTGCTGTTCACCGAATTTGTCGTGCAGTGACGTTCCGTGAAGCGATCTAGCACTGCCATCATCAACCGCCACGGGACGCACGAGGAATAAGCAATGGGCCACGAAGAGTTCATGTCCCAGGAGGAGGTCGATGCCCTCCTCAAGGGCGTCACTGGCGAGTCCGACTCGGTTGCCGAGCAAAACGACGGCCAGGGCGTACGCCCCTACAACATCGCGACGCAGGAACGGATCGTTCGCGGCCGGATGCCCGGCCTCGAAATCATCAACGACCGCTTCGCGCGTCTGTTGCGCGTCGGCATCTTCAACTTCATGCGTCGTTCGGCGGAAATCTCCGTCGGCCCGGTGAAGGTGCAGAAGTACAGCGAATTTACCCGCAACCTGCCGATCCCGACCAACCTGAACCTGGTCCACGTGAAGCCGCTGCGCGGCACGTCGCTGTTCGTGTTCGACCCGAACCTGGTGTTCTTCGTGGTCGACAACCTGTTCGGCGGCGACGGGCGTTTCCATACGCGGGTCGAAGGGCGCGATTTCACGGCGACCGAGCAGCGCATCATCATGAAGCTGCTCAATCTGACGTTCGAGCACTACACGGCGTCGTGGAAAAGCGTGAAGCCGTTGCAGTTCGAATACATGCGTTCGGAAATGCACACGCAGTTCGCGAACGTCGCGACGCCGAACGAAATCGTCATCGTCACGCAGTTCTCGATCGAGTTCGGCACGACCGGCGGCACGCTGCACATCTGCATGCCGTACTCGATGATCGAGCCGATCCGCGCCGAGTTGTCGTCGCCGATCCAGGGCGAGGCGATGGACGTGGACCGCCGCTGGGTGCGGGTGCTGTCGCAGCAGGTGCAGGCAGCCGAAGTGGAACTGACCGCCGATCTGGCGCAAGTGCCGGTCACGTTCGAGCAGATCCTGAACATGCGCAAAGGCGATGTTCTGCCGATCAACATCCCCGAGCACATCACCGCGAAAGTCGACGGTGTGCCGGTGATGGAGTGCGGCTACGGAATTTTCAATGGTCAGTACGCGTTGCGGGTCCAGAAAATGATCAGCGCAGCCGACACGATGAAGGAAGGTGGATATGAGTGACCTGAACGCAAAACCCGAAGCCGAAGCGGCCGCAGGTGAGCCGCAACTGGCCGCCGGTGCGGTCAGTACGGAAGACGACGACGCAATGGCCGACTGGGCCAGCGCACTCGCCGAACAGAACGACAACCCGGAAGTCAGCGCCTCGACGGCGGGTGTGTTCCAGCCGCTGTCGAAGGTCGAGCCGACCTCGACGCGCAACGACATCGACATGATCCTGGACATTCCCGTCCAGATGACCGTCGAACTCGGCCGCACGAAGATCGCGATCCGCAACCTGCTGCAACTCGCGCAGGGTTCGGTGGTGGAACTGGACGGCATGGCCGGTGAACCGATGGACGTGCTGGTGAACGGCTGCCTGATCGCCCAGGGCGAAGTGGTGGTGGTGAACGACAAGTTCGGTATCCGTCTGACCGACATCATCACGCCGTCTGAACGTATCCGGAAGTTGAATCGATGAAACGCGTTGCCGGTCGCGCCATGCCGAACGTTTCGCGCGATATCTCCACTGTGCTGCTGCGCGTCGCTTTCACGGCGATCTCACCGGCAGCGCTTTTCGCACCGCTAGCCGCGCGGGCCGCCGACCTCAACGCGGTCAACAACGCCGCGAAAATCGCGTCGGGTGTCGGCGCGGGCACGGCTGTCCCGGCGCTCGGCGTCGGCGCGGTGCTGCAGACGGTGGTCGGTCTGCTGATCGTGATCGCGGTGGTGTTCGGCTGCGCGTGGCTCGCACGACGCTTCGGCTTGCAGCCGGGCAGTCGCGGCGGTCTGGTGAAGACCATCGGCGGGGCATCGCTTGGTGGCAAGGAGCGTGTCGCGGTCGTCGAGATCGGCGATACGTGGCTCGTGCTCGGCGCGGCGCCCGGCAATGTGCGGCTGCTGCACACCATGCCGGCCGGCTCCGCTTCGGCGGATGCGGTTTCGATCGGCGGACAGTCGCCGCAGGGCGCAGCGTTGCCCGGCACCTTCGGACAACGCTTTCGCGACGCGCTGAAAGGCGAAGTTGGCAAACGTTTCAACGCGCAAGGCGGCGGGGACCGGTAATGCTGCAGTTCAGTTTTCAATCCGCGCGTGCCATGCGCAACCATGGCGTCACCGGCGGCTCGCAGGCAGCGTCGACA from the Paraburkholderia fungorum genome contains:
- the fliI gene encoding flagellar protein export ATPase FliI, producing MVKPTLEEIRASDLTPLERELALASFGAEALADQSVKGAQSASPAASRGSARGHAAAGSAPAPAPLPASSRNAGKANDKPVVAAAADADSAPVSDSALDLEADLPSSPASLPSLPQYDPALDSNPHVLAWRGRLDALRERNAIARPMRACGRLTRAAGLVLEAVGLRLSVGAEVMIELPQGSSLPMAEAEVVGFSGDKLFLMPTTEVIGLLPGARVFPLESAPIADPNAGAKRLPVGWELLGRVLDASGRPLDGLGPLGTHSDAPLSAPVINPLNREPIHKVLDVGVRAINALLTVGRGQRMGLFAGSGVGKSVLLGTMARYTSAEVIVIGLIGERGREVKEFIEQILGEEGLARSVVIAAPADVSPLLRMQAASYSTSLAEYFRDQGKHVLLLMDSLTRYAMAQREIALAVGEPPATKGYPPSVFAKLPALVERTGNGPEGGGSITAFYTVLTEGDDQQDPIADSARAILDGHIVLSRSLAEAGHYPAIDIEASISRAMTALIDDNHLNKTRMFKQMLSRYQRNRDLINVGAYSSGRDAVLDRAIALYPRMEAFLQQGFRECANFEPSVGMLDALFA
- the fliJ gene encoding flagellar export protein FliJ, which encodes MAKHFPIKTLIGLAQDDVDAAAQRLGRAQRERNDVEAQLNALIQYRDEYHSRFNATAQTGMPAGNMRNFQAFIDTLDAAIEQQRRLLTTATARVEAAKPDWQRQKQKLGSYEVLQARGEAAEAKTVARRDQRDADEHAARILRMRTEGV
- a CDS encoding flagellar hook-length control protein FliK, coding for MSLFSQIGSLLGSTTNQSASAAATAAANAIPFSQTLQQSIVQQNSAAQSQQQASASTASSASSSTSSSSQAAASQASSSSVHDAPPPADSSTQSASDASSSDQQSSGTTSASSAGSSGAADSTQASNGKTGATHPAKNGNTASATDAATAAASAAAQAQAQAQAQADAANATAQNADDSDTTLADAAAALAGAGTTTTATATTGATTGKKTATDPKSVQDALQAALSALTSGQGAVSAQALAAGAAANAKPEGTATGGLSGSADGKTLMSGLLGEGKGSSAKSALTAATTAAATALADPTAGKSSLDALAAAAANGSQADNLATFKSAADAATAAQAAAQAAASAAGTTTAVQSTGNASAADAANALTPQVGTNDWEDALSQKVVFLSNAHSQSAELTLNPKDLGPLQVVLQVADNHAHALFVSQHQSVREAVEAALPKLREAMESNGIGLGSASVSDGFAGQSSGQQYANSGQSSGKSSGNRGSIAGVDAADTETVANVPVRKTVGLVDTFA
- the fliL gene encoding flagellar basal body-associated protein FliL → MATTTAPQQTASASPGPMKRIILIVLIAIIAAGAAGAGVWFFMAKRAPAATAAEAPPPPAPLFFPLESMTVNLQSDDGQQHFLRIGLTLKLTDPKVQQELTDHMPELRSRILLALSNHHPDDLAPLDGKRALATELQTLIEQPTDKGAPPVHVNDVLFTEFVVQ
- the fliM gene encoding flagellar motor switch protein FliM, whose protein sequence is MGHEEFMSQEEVDALLKGVTGESDSVAEQNDGQGVRPYNIATQERIVRGRMPGLEIINDRFARLLRVGIFNFMRRSAEISVGPVKVQKYSEFTRNLPIPTNLNLVHVKPLRGTSLFVFDPNLVFFVVDNLFGGDGRFHTRVEGRDFTATEQRIIMKLLNLTFEHYTASWKSVKPLQFEYMRSEMHTQFANVATPNEIVIVTQFSIEFGTTGGTLHICMPYSMIEPIRAELSSPIQGEAMDVDRRWVRVLSQQVQAAEVELTADLAQVPVTFEQILNMRKGDVLPINIPEHITAKVDGVPVMECGYGIFNGQYALRVQKMISAADTMKEGGYE
- the fliN gene encoding flagellar motor switch protein FliN; the protein is MSDLNAKPEAEAAAGEPQLAAGAVSTEDDDAMADWASALAEQNDNPEVSASTAGVFQPLSKVEPTSTRNDIDMILDIPVQMTVELGRTKIAIRNLLQLAQGSVVELDGMAGEPMDVLVNGCLIAQGEVVVVNDKFGIRLTDIITPSERIRKLNR
- the fliO gene encoding flagellar biosynthetic protein FliO, with the translated sequence MKRVAGRAMPNVSRDISTVLLRVAFTAISPAALFAPLAARAADLNAVNNAAKIASGVGAGTAVPALGVGAVLQTVVGLLIVIAVVFGCAWLARRFGLQPGSRGGLVKTIGGASLGGKERVAVVEIGDTWLVLGAAPGNVRLLHTMPAGSASADAVSIGGQSPQGAALPGTFGQRFRDALKGEVGKRFNAQGGGDR